In a single window of the Branchiostoma floridae strain S238N-H82 chromosome 2, Bfl_VNyyK, whole genome shotgun sequence genome:
- the LOC118409748 gene encoding lysozyme c-1-like, producing the protein MFLAVVLVMGLVCTAHAKTYERCELANELVSRGLTSRSQAGEWICLVQHESSFRTGARGGPNWDGSYDHGLFQINDHYWCDNGGPHNDCGVSCSNLRDNNIADDVRCAKLIYQRHGFSAWYGWQNNCQGSTSSYVSGCW; encoded by the exons ATGTTCCTGGCTGTAGTACTAGTGATGGGGCTGGTCTGCACGGCGCATGCCAAGACCTACGAGCGCTGTGAACTGGCCAACGAGCTGGTGTCTCGCGGTCTGACTTCCCGATCTCAGGCCGGCGAAT GGATCTGTCTGGTTCAGCACGAGAGTTCCTTCAGGACTGGAGCCAGAGGCGGCCCCAACTGGGACGGATCCTACGATCACGGGCTGTTCCAGATCAACGATCACTACTGGTGCGACAACGGTGGACCACACAATGACTGTGGCGTCTCCTGCTCCA ACCTCCGTGACAACAACATCGCTGATGACGTCAGGTGTGCCAAGCTGATCTACCAGCGTCATGGATTCTCTGCCTG GTATGGCTGGCAAAACAACTGCCAGGGCAGCACCTCCAGCTACGTCAGCGGCTGCTGGTAG